A window of Ruminococcus champanellensis 18P13 = JCM 17042 contains these coding sequences:
- a CDS encoding sensor histidine kinase — translation MKKSIFSRYFYLGTIITFFFAALLGSLVLLWADGRYEDEKREQAANMAHLMITETRENYSRYGNVDTPQIHSQFSYYALTYNVSCYLFDENGACLLRSDYADGSIRLSDSLMNSVQRKPTFQVNQFTGLTQELSVCYIEHFQLYDTDQEHGAYLALVYPAEQLTSFSKELFFVLVIGLMAVTVLAAIVFYFNTRHMLKPVKEITKAAERYADGDFSFKPDVADAGELTYLAMTMGRMADFIDSNEKNRKSFVSNVSHELRTPMTTISGFVDGILDGTIPPEQQQGYLRRISGEVKRLSRLVSSMLNISKFEEGGMELKLVPVELTGLLISTLFMFEQKIEARQIQVCGLEDCPRAEVQADKDLMQQVFYNLIENAVKFTPRNGELTFSVMPQGEQCQVVIRNTGEGLSEEELSNVFNRFYKTDESRSKDTTGVGLGLSIVSRIIRLHNGNIMVKSVKGDYTEFVITLPVKGKKQLPPKERKD, via the coding sequence ATGAAGAAAAGCATTTTCTCCCGGTATTTCTACCTGGGGACGATCATTACCTTTTTCTTTGCCGCCCTGCTGGGAAGCCTGGTGCTTCTGTGGGCGGATGGCAGGTATGAGGATGAAAAGCGGGAGCAGGCAGCCAATATGGCGCATCTGATGATCACGGAGACCCGGGAAAATTACAGCCGGTACGGCAATGTGGATACCCCCCAGATCCACTCCCAGTTTTCCTACTATGCTCTGACCTATAATGTATCCTGTTATCTGTTTGACGAAAACGGGGCGTGTCTGCTGCGCTCGGATTATGCGGACGGCTCTATCCGGCTCAGTGACTCTCTGATGAACTCCGTGCAGCGCAAACCCACCTTCCAGGTCAATCAGTTCACGGGTCTGACCCAGGAGCTTAGCGTGTGCTATATTGAGCATTTCCAGTTGTATGATACGGATCAGGAGCATGGGGCATATCTGGCGTTGGTGTATCCGGCGGAGCAGTTGACCAGCTTTTCCAAGGAGCTGTTCTTCGTGCTGGTGATCGGTCTGATGGCAGTGACGGTTCTTGCAGCCATCGTCTTTTACTTCAATACCCGGCATATGCTGAAACCGGTGAAGGAGATCACCAAGGCCGCAGAACGCTATGCGGACGGGGATTTTTCCTTCAAGCCGGATGTGGCGGACGCAGGAGAGCTGACCTATCTTGCCATGACCATGGGGCGGATGGCGGACTTTATCGATTCCAACGAAAAGAACCGGAAAAGCTTCGTGTCCAACGTGTCCCACGAGCTGCGCACCCCTATGACCACGATTAGTGGCTTTGTGGACGGAATTCTGGATGGTACCATTCCTCCGGAGCAGCAGCAGGGCTATCTGCGGCGGATCTCGGGAGAGGTGAAGCGCCTGTCCCGGCTGGTCAGCTCCATGCTGAACATCTCCAAGTTTGAGGAGGGGGGCATGGAGCTGAAGCTGGTGCCGGTGGAACTGACCGGTCTGCTGATTTCCACGTTATTTATGTTTGAGCAGAAGATCGAAGCCCGGCAGATCCAGGTCTGCGGTCTGGAGGACTGTCCCCGGGCGGAGGTGCAGGCGGATAAGGATCTGATGCAGCAGGTATTCTACAATCTGATCGAAAATGCGGTAAAATTCACTCCCAGGAACGGGGAGCTGACCTTTTCAGTGATGCCCCAGGGAGAGCAGTGCCAGGTGGTGATCCGCAACACGGGAGAGGGTCTCAGCGAGGAGGAGCTTTCCAACGTGTTCAACCGGTTCTACAAGACCGATGAATCCCGGAGCAAGGATACCACCGGGGTGGGGTTGGGGCTGTCCATTGTCAGTCGTATCATCCGGCTCCACAACGGCAATATTATGGTAAAGAGCGTGAAGGGGGACTATACGGAATTTGTGATCACGCTGCCCGTGAAGGGGAAAAAGCAGCTGCCCCCCAAGGAACGAAAGGATTAG